One Methanotorris formicicus Mc-S-70 DNA segment encodes these proteins:
- a CDS encoding HypC/HybG/HupF family hydrogenase formation chaperone, with protein MCLAIPCKVIEIIEEDGEKYAIAEYKGVKQKAKLALLENVKVGDYILIHTGYALEVMSEEDAKLSLETWEELFNALEEMDKEEGKIKE; from the coding sequence AAAGTTATCGAAATCATTGAAGAAGATGGAGAGAAATATGCGATAGCGGAGTATAAAGGAGTTAAACAAAAGGCAAAATTAGCACTATTAGAAAATGTAAAAGTAGGGGATTACATCCTAATTCATACAGGTTATGCACTTGAAGTCATGAGTGAAGAAGACGCAAAACTAAGTTTAGAAACATGGGAAGAACTGTTTAATGCTTTAGAAGAAATGGATAAAGAAGAGGGAAAAATAAAAGAATAA
- a CDS encoding 4Fe-4S dicluster domain-containing protein, translated as MAVTIDYSKCKGPECAECVNTCPMEVFEIQGDKVVVAKEDECTYCGVCEDVCPTKAIKVTQE; from the coding sequence ATGGCTGTAACAATCGACTACTCAAAATGTAAAGGCCCAGAATGTGCAGAATGTGTAAATACATGCCCAATGGAAGTATTTGAGATTCAAGGGGATAAAGTTGTTGTTGCAAAAGAGGATGAATGCACATACTGTGGGGTTTGTGAAGACGTCTGTCCAACAAAAGCAATAAAGGTAACTCAAGAATAA
- a CDS encoding DNA-directed RNA polymerase subunit K — protein MRLTKFEVARVLGARAMQISEGALITIETDKSSTLDIAMEEIKKGMVPLRVKRPKIGFEE, from the coding sequence ATGAGGTTAACAAAATTCGAAGTTGCAAGGGTATTAGGTGCAAGGGCAATGCAGATTTCAGAAGGTGCCCTTATAACAATAGAAACCGATAAATCATCAACATTGGATATAGCGATGGAAGAGATAAAAAAAGGTATGGTTCCTTTGAGAGTAAAAAGGCCAAAAATTGGTTTTGAAGAATAA